The window AGCACATCAGCTGCGTCAATAATACTTTGAGGGGATTCACCCTCTCGCCGCATGTGAAAAATATCGGCATTAAGCCTAAAGTTTGGATGATTTACCAATCGAACCACTTCAGCAGCAGATTTTACACTGGTTAGAAAGTTAGTTTCCTTAGTTTGCAAATTTTCGAGCACTATTTTAACGTGACTTTTTTCTGCTAATAAGGCTAATTTTTTACACAGAATTACAAAATCTCTTTGCGCTTTTTTGATATCATAATTTTCTGGCAGCCTGCGGGCTGTGCCGCTGCCTAAAACTATTAAACTAACTTTAGCTTGAGCTGCTCTCGAAAATAAAGCATCAGCATATTTTAAAACAACTTGCTCATTAACATCCGGACCAGCGATTTTCATTTCAGCTGGAAACATAACATTACACATGTAGAGTTCACATTTGGCCTTTTTTATTAACTCAAGATTTTGTTGAAATTTCTCTTCAGATAATGAAGGAGATATCATTCTTCCGACAGATTCGCCAAATATTTTAAAACCTGATGCAAAAATTATACTATCCTTTTCTATTGGCGCAACTATGCCAAGAGGAATGTAAGTTTTTTTTATAGGTACAAAACTAAATAATACAGATGAAAGTAAAAGTAGAGCAAGCTTAGTTTTTATTTTCATAGATGAATTATGTTATTAGTCACAATAATTAATTTCCATTAATTGAAAATTAATAGGTTTAAATTTGGTTAGAAAAACTCAAGTTTTTGAGTATGTCAAAATAGGATTTTTTGTTGATCGATTTAGTGGGTTTTGGTAACAATTTAGAAACCTCACCCTTTGAAAGTAAGAATAGATAAACAATTTTTTACCATATAAGACATTTAAGAATCATGTAAGCCCAGCTCTTATATTTTCTTACATTCCTTATATGGTAGAACTATTTGAAAAGATTCTCAAACAAGTTACCAATGACAGCACTATTACAGGTTATTATTCAAACTTTTTAATTTTTATCCAAAACTAAATTCAAAGGATGACGGCCGTTCGTAATAGAGGTATTAGTAATTTCAGTAGGCAGCTTTTCGTTGTAGACCAGCATGATCACCGCTTTAAAACAAAAATCCCTTTAGAAAATAAATTCTGAAGGGATTATCAATTTATCAGGTTTATCTCGCTTATCCTAGCATCACCAAACTTTCTTCAATAATCTTGATCTTAGCCTCAGCGTCAGCCTTTTTATTTCGTTCGTTTGTAATAATTTCTGGCTTTGCATTTTGCACAAAGCGTTCATTGCTCAATTTTGCATCAACAGATTTTAAGAAACCTCGAAGATAAACTAGGTCAGCATTTAAGCGAATACGCTCCGCATCAACATCTATGTTTTCCGTTAATGGAATAAAGAACTCATCTTTACCCGCCATAAAAGCGATTGCTCCGACAATTTTATCAGTTACCATTTCAGCCTTTGAAACATTTGCTAATTTGTAAACGATGTTTAACCATCTCTGGTAATCTAAATCAGAATTAACCTTTAAGCTTAAAGGCAAAGCTTCTTTTGGTGAAATTTGTTTCTGATTACGAACGTTTCTGATTTCAGCAATAACCGTTTTAATTACTTCTGCATCTTTCAATAATTTATCATCAATTGCACCACCATTTGGATATTCGGCAACAATACAGCAATCCATTTCTCCACGTTCAGCAAACAAATCATCATGCCATAATTCTTCCGTTAAGAAAGGCATATTTGGATGCAACAACTTGATGATATTCTCAAAAAATCCGATTGTTGCTTGATAACTTTCAGCATCAATTGGTTGCTGATAAGCTGGTTTAACCATTTCTAAATACCAGGCACAAAAGTCATCCCAAACCAATTTATAAGTAATCATCAAAGCTTCAGATAAACGGTATTGTTTAAAATTAGCTTCAATTTCTACCAATGCTTCGTTGAAACGGTTTTCGAACCATAAAATTG is drawn from Pedobacter mucosus and contains these coding sequences:
- a CDS encoding sugar phosphate isomerase/epimerase family protein codes for the protein MKIKTKLALLLLSSVLFSFVPIKKTYIPLGIVAPIEKDSIIFASGFKIFGESVGRMISPSLSEEKFQQNLELIKKAKCELYMCNVMFPAEMKIAGPDVNEQVVLKYADALFSRAAQAKVSLIVLGSGTARRLPENYDIKKAQRDFVILCKKLALLAEKSHVKIVLENLQTKETNFLTSVKSAAEVVRLVNHPNFRLNADIFHMRREGESPQSIIDAADVLIHCEIAENEERTLPGSKGDDFKPYLMALKKANYKGKIFIEAGTNYTPSQFALSFNFLTKQIEAVYAD